From Drosophila yakuba strain Tai18E2 chromosome 2L, Prin_Dyak_Tai18E2_2.1, whole genome shotgun sequence, one genomic window encodes:
- the LOC6526687 gene encoding zinc finger protein 879 isoform X1 — translation MKYLVNTTANLLVMDNKCRVCLTDSENMVNIFEEKQDLGISIAHMISKCTGLKVEKGDSFPVAICPPCLEDAHSAFAIIETYERSYQIFWEVHDAVLEEDEIIELSDSDEGVLIEEEEEEEVHSEGTTACTDEETAQEVVNSDHPEEVCEDKSHACTQCHMYYQSPRLLELHILRHHRRKGPSPMSSADNNENTEPMIHTSTHTAKGEMRKQASQLAGYSLFKWILCGKTFPSISNCRRHYKTHTGERPFSCDICQKSFSEMASVKRHKRIHTGERPFKCHICQSAFTDSSGLHQHRRIHTEEKPYKCDLCEKVFRSQSDVRKHMRSHTGEKRHKCSLCERAFTQNRGLRRHLELFHEDEADSQA, via the exons ATGAAATATCTAGTAAATACAACCGCAAATTTATT GGTAATGGACAACAAGTGTCGGGTTTGCCTGACAGACTCCGAAAACATGGTAAACATTTTCGAAGAAAAGCAGGACCTTGGAATTTCAATAGCCCATATGATTTCCAAATGCACCGGCCTTAAAGTTGAGAAAGGGGACTCATTTCCGGTCGCAATTTGCCCACCTTGTCTGGAAGATGCCCACAGTGCGTTTGCGATCATAGAAACCTACGAACGCAGCTACCAGATCTTCTGGGAAGTGCATGACGCGGTTCTCGAGGAGGATGAAATCATCGAGCTATCGGACTCCGACGAGGGAGTACTCatcgaagaagaagaagaggaggaggtCCATTCAGAAGGAACTACGGCGTGCACTGATGAAGAGACGGCCCAGGAAGTAGTTAATAGTGATCACCCCGAAGAAGTGTGTGAGGATAAGAGTCACGCCTGCACACAGTGCCACATGTACTATCAGAGTCCACGCCTCCTAGAGCTGCACATTCTGCGACACCACAGAAGGAAAGGACCCAGTCCAATGTCCTCAGCGGACAACAACGAAAATACCGAACCGATGATACACACCAGCACGCACACCGCCAAAGGAGAGATGAGGAAGCAAGCCAGCCAGCTCGCAGGATATTCTTTGTTCAAGTGGATCCTCTGCGGCAAGACCTTCCCGAGCATATCAAACTGTCGCCGCCACTACAAGACCCACACGGGGGAAAGGCCCTTCTCTTGTGATATTTGCCAGAAGTCATTTTCAGAAATGGCTTCGGTCAAAAGACATAAGAGGATTCACACGGGCGAAAGACCCTTCAAGTGCCACATCTGCCAGTCGGCCTTTACGGATTCATCTGGCTTACACCAACACAGGCGGATTCACACGGAAGAAAAGCCGTACAAGTGCGATCTGTGCGAGAAGGTCTTCAGGTCGCAGTCAGATGTCCGGAAGCACATGAGGAGCCACACTGGAGAAAAGCGACACAAGTGCTCCCTATGCGAGAGGGCTTTTACCCAAAACCGTGGTCTGCGTAGGCACTTGGAACTTTTTCATGAGGACGAGGCCGACTCTCAGGCCTAA
- the LOC120320450 gene encoding zinc finger protein 664-like: MKAALKDRCRVCLGVSEKMVNIFERKQEDLRVSIAHMISECTGCDIKEGDTFSELICPPCLEDAQSAFDIIGTYERSYRIFCEAQDAVLEEDFLDGEVYTISDSESGTSHDADGKQKCNYNADEIYEISEDECDRTVGTKPEDSSQQLDKSESKEGVLADKKVEDIPQTATPASADQLSETDTKKLYSNDNDCRARKTYKCSYCSKSFPNRSSFEAHNRIHTGERPFKCPSCPLSFRLKSFLVRHAIRHSGERPFKCDICGKSFLGQSNLYHHKKIHSDIRPYVCASCPKAFRFKNHLERHTRNHMGVRPFKCDYCGKNFATRGNLDCHIRTHTGERPFECSICHSAFLDLSNLTAHIRIHSNERPFKCDNCDKRFLNKYRLAAHKLTHSVERPYKCPDCQSSFSTPTSLYHHRNLHMPKGPFKCEDCGLALKNISLFRRHVKSHGKNVFKFDNSR, encoded by the exons ATGAAAGC TGCACTCAAAGACAGATGCCGAGTCTGCCTGGGAGTCAGCGAAAAAATGGTAAACATTTTCGAGAGAAAACAAGAAGACCTGCGGGTTTCGATAGCACACATGATCTCTGAATGCACTGGCTGTGATATTAAAGAAGGGGACACTTTTTCCGAGCTCATTTGTCCACCATGTCTAGAGGATGCCCAGAGTGCATTCGACATTATTGGAACCTACGAGCGCAGCTACAGGATCTTCTGTGAGGCACAGGATGCGGTTCTGGAGGAGGATTTCCTAGACGGAGAGGTGTACACAATATCGGACAGCGAGAGTGGGACTTCGCACGATGCggatggaaaacaaaagtgcaATTACAATGCGGATGAAATCTATGAGATATCAGAAGATGAGTGTGATCGAACCGTTGGCACCAAACCGGAAGACTCCAGTCAGCAACTGGATAAAAGTGAATCCAAAGAAGGCGTCTTAGCGGACAAGAAAGTAGAGGATATTCCACAAACTGCAACTCCTGCATCTGCTGATCAGCTAAGTGAGACAGACACCAAAAAACTATATTCCAACGACAACGATTGTCGTGCTCGGAAGACCTACAAGTGCTCCTACTGCAGCAAGTCCTTTCCCAATCGATCCTCCTTCGAAGCGCACAATCGCATCCACACGGGAGAACGACCATTCAAGTGCCCAAGCTGCCCGCTGTCCTTCCGACTGAAAAGCTTTCTTGTTCGGCACGCCATCCGACATTCGGGAGAACGACCTTTCAAGTGCGACATCTGTGGCAAGTCGTTTCTGGGCCAAAGTAACCTGTACCACCACAAGAAGATACACTCCGACATTCGACCCTACGTATGCGCTTCCTGCCCGAAGGCCTTCCGGTTTAAGAACCACCTAGAACGCCACACAAGGAATCATATGGGCGTACGACCGTTTAAGTGTGACTATTGCGGTAAGAACTTCGCGACACGCGGTAATCTTGACTGCCACATAAGGACACACACGGGCGAACGTCCCTTCGAATGCTCCATTTGCCACTCGGCCTTTTTGGATTTATCGAACCTTACTGCACACATACGGATCCATTCGAATGAACGACCTTTCAAATGTGATAACTGCGACAAGCGGTTTTTGAATAAGTATCGCCTGGCGGCACATAAATTAACCCACTCGGTAGAACGACCCTACAAGTGTCCTGACTGCCAGTCCAGTTTTTCAACGCCAACCAGCCTCTACCATCACAGAAATCTACATATGCCGAAAGGACCTTTTAAGTGTGAGGATTGCGGCTTAGCCCTTAAGAATATAAGTCTTTTTCGAAGGCATGTCAAGAGTCACGGCAAG AATGTTTTCAAATTCGATAACAGTCGATAA
- the LOC6526685 gene encoding abhydrolase domain-containing protein 2 gives MSTAFLTLIAVIVCILFRILNVHSQPLKPSVWCLDAQFLDCLYKIAPVLREPYIPPRLWGFSGHVQTVLHSIVGRVRCPWPLGERVYMSLQDGSTLTYDLYQPLNEQEDDITVAICPGIANSSESVYIRTFVHLAQCNGYRCAVLNHIGALRSVQVTSTRIFTYGHTEDFAAMVEHLHQKYRQSRIVAVGFSLGGNLVTKYMGEDQKTKPNSVIGGISICQGYNAVEGTKWLLNWQNFRRFYLYIMTENVKSIILRHRHVLLSDEVKTRHNLNEREIIAAATLPELDEAYTRRVYNFPSTQELYKWSSSLFYFDSIKKPMIFINAKDDPLIPEDLLHPIKEYATTRQNTAYVEVAHGGHLGFYEGGFLYPNPVTWLDRTLVAMVGSLVMMQDVGKVAP, from the exons ATGTCCACCGCCTTCCTCACCCTCATCGCCGTCATCGTGTGCATCCTGTTCCGCATCCTCAATGTCCACAGCCAGCCGCTGAAGCCCAGTGTGTGGTGCCTGGACGCACAGTTCCTGGACTGCCTCTACAAGATCGCGCCCGTCCTGCGGGAACC GTACATTCCCCCGCGACTCTGGGGCTTTAGTGGCCATGTCCAAACAGTTTTGCACAGCATTGTGGGCCGAGTGCGGTGTCCCTGGCCACTCGGAGAACGAGTGTACATGTCGCTGCAGGATGGTTCCACATTGACCTACGACTTGTACCAGCCCCTCAACGAACAGGAGG ATGACATCACGGTGGCCATTTGTCCGGGCATCGCCAACAGCTCGGAATCGGTGTACATTCGCACGTTCGTGCACTTGGCCCAGTGCAATGGATACCGCTGTGCGGTGCTAAATCACATTGGCGCACTGCGCAGTGTCCAGGTGACCTCCACACGCATTTTTACCTACGGCCACACGGAGGATTTCGCGGCCATGGTGGAGCACTTGCACCAGAAGTACCGCCAAAGTCGAATTGTTGCGGTTGGTTTCAGTCTGGGCGGCAATTTGGTCACCAAGTACATGGGTGAGGACCAGAAGACAAAGCCCAACAGCGTCATTGGTGGCATATCCATATGCCAAGGCTACAACGCCGTCGA AGGCACCAAGTGGTTGCTCAACTGGCAAAACTTCCGTCGTTTTTACCTGTACATCATGACTGAGAATGTGAAGAGCATTATCCTGCGACATCGACATGTCCTCCTGTCCGACGAGGTGAAGACTCGGCATAATCTAAACGAGCGCGAAATCATCGCTGCTGCCACTCTGCCCGAATTGGATGAGGCTTACACAAGGCGGGTGTACAACTTCCCCTCCACCCAGGAGTTGTACAAGTGGAGCTCGTCGCTGTTCTACTTCGACTCGATCAAGAAGCCCATGATCTTCATCAATGCCAAGGATGATCCCTTGATTCCAGAAGATTTGCTGCATCCCATCAAGGAGTATGCCA CCACGCGTCAAAACACAGCCTACGTGGAGGTGGCCCACGGCGGTCATCTGGGCTTCTATGAGGGAGGCTTCCTGTACCCGAACCCCGTGACTTGGCTGGACCGCACGCTAGTGGCGATGGTTGGATCTTTGGTCATGATGCAGGACGTCGGGAAGGTGGCCCCTTAG
- the LOC6526690 gene encoding uncharacterized protein LOC6526690, with amino-acid sequence MTATRVLLIFQLLACLMAIISGCNQKSCYPFIGLNNCDGKGYKEPKLPPRDNACCGPHCVYKAPNSQSTGPCNCQAVNRCLLDTHCGAGQPFTFVCMSDCDLNKKNAERLAAGFARLISFAWSEKKCLGMNTKCGINCCCRENCPKQFCKF; translated from the exons ATGACGGCCACACGAGTTCTGCTGATTTTCCAACTGCTGGCTTGCTTGATGGCCATAATATCGGGCTGCAACCAGAAGTCCTGCTATCCATTCATTGGCCTGAACAACTGCGATGGCAAAGGCTACAAGGAGCCCAAACTTCCGCCTCGGGACAATGCCTGCTGCGGACCCCATTGCGTCTACAAGGCTCCAAATAGTCAAAGTACTGGTCCCTGCAACTGCCAAGCCGTGAATCGTTGCCTCCTGGACACACATTGTGGCGCAGGCCAGCCCTTCACCTTCGTATGTATGTCCGATTGTGAtctaaataagaaaaatgcCGAACGCTTGGCAGCTGGATTTGCCC GTCTTATTTCCTTTGCCTGGTCTGAGAAGAAGTGCCTGGGCATGAACACCAAATGCGGCATTAATTGTTGCTGTCGTGAAAATTGTCCTAAgcagttttgtaaattttaa
- the LOC6526684 gene encoding probable tyrosyl-DNA phosphodiesterase isoform X1: MKECPYGEKCYRKNPIHFGEFSHAHLDAIYEKGNGSGDYEIPAKYSSEMIHTQLKLLEKLFPKESAKKEKEAHSSGSKPPVTAPIASGSSSSGSLDTKPSGSSSSRPAASQDTSNLAKKQKLNAKNIKDYIPVVIEKGGMAKKLERAAPYNMFLTAITDSKPTHSEPLSITLQEILDESLGEIESTVQINFMVDIGWLLGHYYFAGILRDKPLLVLYGDESPELLSIGKFKPQVTAIRVRMPTPFATSHTKMMFLGYSDGSMRVVISTANLYEDDWHNRTQGLWISPKLPALPEDADTGAGESLTGFKQDLMLYLVEYKISQLQPWIARIRKSDFSAINVFFLGSVPGGHRESSVRGHPWGHARLGSLLSKHATPIDDRIPVICQSSSIGSLGANVQAWIQQDFVNSLKKDSTPAGKLRQMPPFKMIYPSFGNVSGSHDGMLGGGCLPYGKNTNDKQPWLKDYLQQWKSSDRYRSRAMPHIKSYTRFNLEEQSVYWFVLTSANLSKAAWGCFNKNSNIQPCLRIANYEVGVLFLPRFVTGEDTFPLGNNRDGVPAFPLPYDVPLTPYAPDDKPFLMDYLQGLH, encoded by the exons ATGAAGGAGTGTCCCTATGGCGAAAAGTGCTACAGAAAGAATCCCATTCATTTCGGCGAGTTTTCCCACGCTCACC TGGATGCCATCTATGAGAAGGGAAATGGATCGGGAGACTACGAGATACCAGCCAAGTACTCCAGCGAGATGATCCACACCCAGTTGAAGTTGCTGGAGAAACTGTTTCCTAAAGAATCAGCcaagaaggagaaggaagCCCATTCCTCGGGCTCAAAACCACCCGTAACTGCTCCGATTGCCAGTGGATCCTCGAGTTCAGGGTCCTTAGATACCAAGCCCAGTGGATCCTCGAGCTCCAGGCCAGCTGCTTCCCAAGACACCTCAAACCTGGCCAAAAAACAGAAGCTGAATGCCAAGAACATCAAGGACTACATTCCTGTGGTAATCGAAAAGGGTGGGATGGCCAAAAAGCTGGAGCGGGCCGCTCCATATAACATGTTCCTCACAGCGATTACGGACTCCAAGCCCACGCACTCGGAACCATTGAGCATTACGCTCCAGGAAATCCTGGACGAGAGTCTGGGCGAGATTGAGAGCACCGTTCAGATCAACTTTATGGTGGACATTGGCTGGCTTCTGGGACACTACTATTTCGCAGGAATACT CAGGGACAAGCCGCTTTTGGTGCTCTACGGCGACGAATCTCCGGAGCTGCTTAGCATCGGCAAGTTCAAGCCGCAGGTGACGGCCATTCGTGTCAGGATGCCCACGCCCTTTGCCACCTCGCACACCAAGATGATGTTCCTCGGCTACAGCGACGGCTCCATGCGGGTGGTCATCTCCACGGCGAATCTGTACGAGGACGATTGGCATAACCGCACGCAGGGCTTGTGGATAAGTCCCAAGCTGCCTGCTTTGCCGGAGGATGCGGATACGGGCGCTGGCGAAAGTCTGACGGGCTTCAAACAGGATCTTATGCTGTACTTGGTGGAGTACAAGATAAGCCAGTTGCAGCCTTGGATAGCTAGGATCCGCAAGAGCGACTTCAGTGCCATCAA CGTTTTCTTTCTGGGCTCTGTGCCCGGAGGTCATCGCGAGAGCAGCGTGCGTGGTCATCCGTGGGGTCACGCTCGCTTGGGCTCTTTGCTCTCCAAGCACGCGACGCCCATCGACGATCGTATACCTGTCATCTGTCAGAGCTCGAGCATCGGCAGCCTGGGAGCCAATGTGCAAGCCTGGATTCAGCAGGATTTCGTCAACAGCCTAAAGAAGGATTCCACACCTGCGGGCAAACTGCGCCAGATGCCGCCCTTCAAGATGATTTATCCCAGTTTCGGAAACGTCTCGGGCAGTCATGATGGCATGCTGGGCGGCGGTTGCCTGCCCTACGGCAAGAACACCAACGATAAGCAGCCTTGGCTCAAGGACTATCTGCAGCAGTGGAAGTCCAGCGATCGTTATCGCTCGCGCGCCATGCCGCACATCAAGAGCTATACGCGCTTCAATCTGGAGGAGCAGTCGGTGTACTGGTTCGTTTTAACCTCCGCCAATCTGTCGAAGGCAGCCTGGGGCTGCTTCAACAAGAACTCGAATATTCAACCCTGCCTGAGGATCGCCAACTACGAGGTTGGCGTCCTATTCCTACCCAGATTCGTG ACTGGCGAGGACACCTTTCCATTGGGCAACAATCGCGACGGCGTGCCTGCTTTTCCACTGCCATACGACGTTCCATTGACGCCCTATGCTCCAGATGATAAGCCCTTCCTGATGGATTACCTACAAGGTTTACATTAA
- the LOC6526691 gene encoding uncharacterized protein LOC6526691 — MVAKILLSLLLLVVATELASAQCPQKLCPVVRNSNPRCKGKLQYQCVCDFTCSEWDKPCNWVLSCKNEIDDINAVRNKKNKLSLLTLPNRNQQECLDININTHKHPNCCNLFCKANVKDVCF, encoded by the exons ATGGTTGCCAAAATTCTGCTGAGCCTGCTGCTCCTTGTTGTTGCCACCGAGCTGGCTTCGGCCCAGTGCCCCCAAAAACTCTGCCCAGTGGTCAGGAACTCGAATCCTCGGTGCAAGGGAAAGCTTCAGTATCAGTGCGTGTGCGATTTCACCTGCTCCGAATGGGATAAGCCCTGCAATTGGGTCCTATCCTGCAAAAATGAAATCGACGACATCAATGCCGTTCGCAACAAGAAAAATAAGCTAA GTTTGCTTACGTTGCCTAACCGAAATCAGCAGGAGTGTTTGGACATCAATATCAACACCCACAAGCATCCCAATTGCTGTAACTTGTTCTGCAAGGCTAATGTTAAGGATGtgtgtttttaa
- the LOC6526687 gene encoding zinc finger protein 879 isoform X2, with protein MDNKCRVCLTDSENMVNIFEEKQDLGISIAHMISKCTGLKVEKGDSFPVAICPPCLEDAHSAFAIIETYERSYQIFWEVHDAVLEEDEIIELSDSDEGVLIEEEEEEEVHSEGTTACTDEETAQEVVNSDHPEEVCEDKSHACTQCHMYYQSPRLLELHILRHHRRKGPSPMSSADNNENTEPMIHTSTHTAKGEMRKQASQLAGYSLFKWILCGKTFPSISNCRRHYKTHTGERPFSCDICQKSFSEMASVKRHKRIHTGERPFKCHICQSAFTDSSGLHQHRRIHTEEKPYKCDLCEKVFRSQSDVRKHMRSHTGEKRHKCSLCERAFTQNRGLRRHLELFHEDEADSQA; from the coding sequence ATGGACAACAAGTGTCGGGTTTGCCTGACAGACTCCGAAAACATGGTAAACATTTTCGAAGAAAAGCAGGACCTTGGAATTTCAATAGCCCATATGATTTCCAAATGCACCGGCCTTAAAGTTGAGAAAGGGGACTCATTTCCGGTCGCAATTTGCCCACCTTGTCTGGAAGATGCCCACAGTGCGTTTGCGATCATAGAAACCTACGAACGCAGCTACCAGATCTTCTGGGAAGTGCATGACGCGGTTCTCGAGGAGGATGAAATCATCGAGCTATCGGACTCCGACGAGGGAGTACTCatcgaagaagaagaagaggaggaggtCCATTCAGAAGGAACTACGGCGTGCACTGATGAAGAGACGGCCCAGGAAGTAGTTAATAGTGATCACCCCGAAGAAGTGTGTGAGGATAAGAGTCACGCCTGCACACAGTGCCACATGTACTATCAGAGTCCACGCCTCCTAGAGCTGCACATTCTGCGACACCACAGAAGGAAAGGACCCAGTCCAATGTCCTCAGCGGACAACAACGAAAATACCGAACCGATGATACACACCAGCACGCACACCGCCAAAGGAGAGATGAGGAAGCAAGCCAGCCAGCTCGCAGGATATTCTTTGTTCAAGTGGATCCTCTGCGGCAAGACCTTCCCGAGCATATCAAACTGTCGCCGCCACTACAAGACCCACACGGGGGAAAGGCCCTTCTCTTGTGATATTTGCCAGAAGTCATTTTCAGAAATGGCTTCGGTCAAAAGACATAAGAGGATTCACACGGGCGAAAGACCCTTCAAGTGCCACATCTGCCAGTCGGCCTTTACGGATTCATCTGGCTTACACCAACACAGGCGGATTCACACGGAAGAAAAGCCGTACAAGTGCGATCTGTGCGAGAAGGTCTTCAGGTCGCAGTCAGATGTCCGGAAGCACATGAGGAGCCACACTGGAGAAAAGCGACACAAGTGCTCCCTATGCGAGAGGGCTTTTACCCAAAACCGTGGTCTGCGTAGGCACTTGGAACTTTTTCATGAGGACGAGGCCGACTCTCAGGCCTAA
- the LOC6526684 gene encoding probable tyrosyl-DNA phosphodiesterase isoform X2 translates to MKECPYGEKCYRKNPIHFGEFSHAHLDAIYEKGNGSGDYEIPAKYSSEMIHTQLKLLEKLFPKESAKKEKEAHSSGSKPPVTAPIASGSSSSGSLDTKPSGSSSSRPAASQDTSNLAKKQKLNAKNIKDYIPVVIEKGGMAKKLERAAPYNMFLTAITDSKPTHSEPLSITLQEILDESLGEIESTVQINFMVDIGWLLGHYYFAGILDKPLLVLYGDESPELLSIGKFKPQVTAIRVRMPTPFATSHTKMMFLGYSDGSMRVVISTANLYEDDWHNRTQGLWISPKLPALPEDADTGAGESLTGFKQDLMLYLVEYKISQLQPWIARIRKSDFSAINVFFLGSVPGGHRESSVRGHPWGHARLGSLLSKHATPIDDRIPVICQSSSIGSLGANVQAWIQQDFVNSLKKDSTPAGKLRQMPPFKMIYPSFGNVSGSHDGMLGGGCLPYGKNTNDKQPWLKDYLQQWKSSDRYRSRAMPHIKSYTRFNLEEQSVYWFVLTSANLSKAAWGCFNKNSNIQPCLRIANYEVGVLFLPRFVTGEDTFPLGNNRDGVPAFPLPYDVPLTPYAPDDKPFLMDYLQGLH, encoded by the exons ATGAAGGAGTGTCCCTATGGCGAAAAGTGCTACAGAAAGAATCCCATTCATTTCGGCGAGTTTTCCCACGCTCACC TGGATGCCATCTATGAGAAGGGAAATGGATCGGGAGACTACGAGATACCAGCCAAGTACTCCAGCGAGATGATCCACACCCAGTTGAAGTTGCTGGAGAAACTGTTTCCTAAAGAATCAGCcaagaaggagaaggaagCCCATTCCTCGGGCTCAAAACCACCCGTAACTGCTCCGATTGCCAGTGGATCCTCGAGTTCAGGGTCCTTAGATACCAAGCCCAGTGGATCCTCGAGCTCCAGGCCAGCTGCTTCCCAAGACACCTCAAACCTGGCCAAAAAACAGAAGCTGAATGCCAAGAACATCAAGGACTACATTCCTGTGGTAATCGAAAAGGGTGGGATGGCCAAAAAGCTGGAGCGGGCCGCTCCATATAACATGTTCCTCACAGCGATTACGGACTCCAAGCCCACGCACTCGGAACCATTGAGCATTACGCTCCAGGAAATCCTGGACGAGAGTCTGGGCGAGATTGAGAGCACCGTTCAGATCAACTTTATGGTGGACATTGGCTGGCTTCTGGGACACTACTATTTCGCAGGAATACT GGACAAGCCGCTTTTGGTGCTCTACGGCGACGAATCTCCGGAGCTGCTTAGCATCGGCAAGTTCAAGCCGCAGGTGACGGCCATTCGTGTCAGGATGCCCACGCCCTTTGCCACCTCGCACACCAAGATGATGTTCCTCGGCTACAGCGACGGCTCCATGCGGGTGGTCATCTCCACGGCGAATCTGTACGAGGACGATTGGCATAACCGCACGCAGGGCTTGTGGATAAGTCCCAAGCTGCCTGCTTTGCCGGAGGATGCGGATACGGGCGCTGGCGAAAGTCTGACGGGCTTCAAACAGGATCTTATGCTGTACTTGGTGGAGTACAAGATAAGCCAGTTGCAGCCTTGGATAGCTAGGATCCGCAAGAGCGACTTCAGTGCCATCAA CGTTTTCTTTCTGGGCTCTGTGCCCGGAGGTCATCGCGAGAGCAGCGTGCGTGGTCATCCGTGGGGTCACGCTCGCTTGGGCTCTTTGCTCTCCAAGCACGCGACGCCCATCGACGATCGTATACCTGTCATCTGTCAGAGCTCGAGCATCGGCAGCCTGGGAGCCAATGTGCAAGCCTGGATTCAGCAGGATTTCGTCAACAGCCTAAAGAAGGATTCCACACCTGCGGGCAAACTGCGCCAGATGCCGCCCTTCAAGATGATTTATCCCAGTTTCGGAAACGTCTCGGGCAGTCATGATGGCATGCTGGGCGGCGGTTGCCTGCCCTACGGCAAGAACACCAACGATAAGCAGCCTTGGCTCAAGGACTATCTGCAGCAGTGGAAGTCCAGCGATCGTTATCGCTCGCGCGCCATGCCGCACATCAAGAGCTATACGCGCTTCAATCTGGAGGAGCAGTCGGTGTACTGGTTCGTTTTAACCTCCGCCAATCTGTCGAAGGCAGCCTGGGGCTGCTTCAACAAGAACTCGAATATTCAACCCTGCCTGAGGATCGCCAACTACGAGGTTGGCGTCCTATTCCTACCCAGATTCGTG ACTGGCGAGGACACCTTTCCATTGGGCAACAATCGCGACGGCGTGCCTGCTTTTCCACTGCCATACGACGTTCCATTGACGCCCTATGCTCCAGATGATAAGCCCTTCCTGATGGATTACCTACAAGGTTTACATTAA